GAACCCCGACGTCGCGACCGCGCAGAAGCCTGAGAGCTCGGCACCATCGACATGACGCGGCTGTTCGAACCCGCGGACCGGGTCGAGGCACATTCCCTCGAGCATGCGGATGGCCTCGCGGAGGCTCGTCTCGCCGGACAACAGCCCCAACGCCGATTCCACGTAGGACGCAGGCAGACCGATGTCGCGGCGCAGCTCTTCAAGGAGCTCGCGAGCGTACGCAGGCTTGAGCGCCATGATCGCCGTGTTCGGCATCATCAGTGCGACCAGGATGCTGCCCAGGGCGTGCAGATCGTCCGGATAATCGGCGCCCTCGCGATCGAAACGGTCCTGCGGCGCATAGCCGGGCGTGTAGAGGTTGACGGGCGCGTCGACGCCGGGCTCGTACGCGCCCTCGAAGTCGATGAGCCTGACGCCGAGCGTGTCCGCATCGACGATCACGTTGTTCATCGACAGGTCGCCGAACACGATGCCGTGCGCATGCAGGCGTTCAACCACCTGCAGCAGGTTGCGCGCGATCACGGCCAGGTTGGCGATCCATTCGCGCATGGCGGACGCATCGGTCCCCGCATGGACCAGCTTGCTGCTTCGCGCCTGGTGCTCCCTCAGGGTGTAGCCGGGAATCCGCTCCTGCGCGAGGAAGAGATGCCTCCATTCCTGGAAGAGGCTGATCGGTTCCGGTGCGATGCCCGTTCCCGAGAGCAGGGTCAGCAGCCGGTATTCCTTCCGGAGGCTGTCCGCCGCGGACTGCCCAGATGGACCGCACACGAGTGGCCTCGCCTCCTTGATGACAACCGGCGCGCCGTCCGGAACCGACCTGCCTGCATAGACCCCGCCGAAATTGGAAAACTTGATCGCCGACTCGATCTCGAAGCGCCTGCCGAACAGGTCAGGCGGCGCGTTGCGCGAACTCCCGGCCGTGTCGGCCAGGGCCTCGCCGATGACCGCGGATTCGTCGACGAAATCCGGCACGCTGAAGCTTGCGCTGCGGACGTCCTCGATCAGCCGGAACCGGTCATCGAGGATGCATGCGCCCGCGCCTGTCGATGATCGCAGCGACAGGTCGATGAACCCCCCGTAGCGGTAGTAGATGACGCTTGAATCCCTGTACTGGCGATCCGACAGCACATAGGGACCATCGCTGCCCCGGGTGGCCTCGTGCAGGACGTCGAGGAGCGTGCGGAACACCGCGTCATCGGGCGGGTAGATGGTGATGAACTTGCCGGACTGCGAACGACGGCAACTCTTGCCGAGCAGGTGGCGCAGGATCTTCGCGTCGCTTGCGAACTTGAATTCGGTGTCGTGCTCGATGCAGAGCGGAACCACCGTCGACAGCGTCGCGAGCGCCGTTGCGCTGGTCGCCGACACGTGGATCTTCCACCCTTGGACCACCGTCGTCGGCACGGGCCGGATGGCCTGGGTCCAGAAGTAGTCCTGCTTCAGACGCCAGTCGCGCGGCAGGATGGACTGCACGCGTCCGAAATACTCGCCGGATGGCTTGCGGGCGCTGTACGGGATGAAGAAATCCGGGTGTGCATTCAGATCGCGCATCGCCAACTCCTGGCAGCAGGGACGAGTCCTTGTCGCGGTCACCAAGG
The sequence above is a segment of the Luteimonas sp. MC1750 genome. Coding sequences within it:
- the lanKC gene encoding class III lanthionine synthetase LanKC; the protein is MRDLNAHPDFFIPYSARKPSGEYFGRVQSILPRDWRLKQDYFWTQAIRPVPTTVVQGWKIHVSATSATALATLSTVVPLCIEHDTEFKFASDAKILRHLLGKSCRRSQSGKFITIYPPDDAVFRTLLDVLHEATRGSDGPYVLSDRQYRDSSVIYYRYGGFIDLSLRSSTGAGACILDDRFRLIEDVRSASFSVPDFVDESAVIGEALADTAGSSRNAPPDLFGRRFEIESAIKFSNFGGVYAGRSVPDGAPVVIKEARPLVCGPSGQSAADSLRKEYRLLTLLSGTGIAPEPISLFQEWRHLFLAQERIPGYTLREHQARSSKLVHAGTDASAMREWIANLAVIARNLLQVVERLHAHGIVFGDLSMNNVIVDADTLGVRLIDFEGAYEPGVDAPVNLYTPGYAPQDRFDREGADYPDDLHALGSILVALMMPNTAIMALKPAYARELLEELRRDIGLPASYVESALGLLSGETSLREAIRMLEGMCLDPVRGFEQPRHVDGAELSGFCAVATSGFASFCLAHMDLGRSERVFPVGPGLEDPLCVDQGMAGIGYAFSRITGTPPVGLEDWLSKGTLLRTGKERVGLLDGAAGTAWMLAEFGRDKDARRELGSAGFHRSLFEDMSLGHGAAGYGYANLKFWLRYQEPRWLDEAERVAEVLCARAVETGTGLCWTSPDGDDGAPVGLHEGGAGVALFLLYLHCVTGKDTYLDAGTAALASDIACGRMADGSLGFPRTSTGSILYPYLAFGSAGIGSVALRYHAVTGRAEYADLVARTLLAASSRYTVGAGLYLGLAGLGNYLLDVAQFLGDRSALARAQRCASGLQVFAVCRDEGIAFPDANGLKLNCDYASGSAGIAMFLHRLAHGGMNFDLMLDEALGAAAPGPLSPLAQADAMGTPPAHRSAIA